A genomic segment from Polyangium mundeleinium encodes:
- a CDS encoding thiamine phosphate synthase, which yields MRGLYAIVDTAALDRRGIDVVAFAEAVLAAGPAALQLRDKASGVRRTLALLAELTKLAARAGVPLYANDRPDLALLTGCPGIHVGQTDLPVPLVRALAGRTGGAFAVGLSTYDEAQIDAGVAEGADYLGIGPVFGTQNKDDAEPPIGLPRLAALAQHARSVGYTRPLVAIGGISLENAAAVGAVVDAAAVIGALLPLASGDAGLAETTARARTLHEAITGAAPRTEQP from the coding sequence ATGCGAGGTCTGTACGCCATCGTGGACACCGCCGCGCTCGACCGGCGCGGAATCGACGTCGTCGCCTTCGCCGAGGCGGTGCTCGCTGCCGGCCCCGCCGCGCTCCAGCTCCGCGACAAGGCCTCGGGCGTGCGGCGGACGCTCGCGCTCCTCGCCGAGCTCACGAAGCTCGCCGCGCGCGCCGGCGTCCCGCTCTACGCGAACGATCGTCCCGATCTCGCGTTGCTCACGGGCTGCCCGGGGATCCACGTAGGTCAAACAGATCTGCCCGTGCCGCTCGTGCGCGCGCTCGCGGGGCGGACGGGAGGGGCGTTCGCGGTTGGCCTCTCGACGTACGACGAGGCGCAGATCGACGCCGGCGTCGCCGAGGGCGCGGACTACCTCGGGATCGGGCCGGTCTTTGGGACGCAAAACAAAGACGACGCCGAACCGCCGATCGGTCTCCCGCGCCTCGCGGCCCTCGCGCAGCACGCGCGGTCGGTCGGGTATACACGTCCGCTCGTGGCGATCGGCGGGATCAGCCTGGAGAACGCGGCCGCGGTCGGCGCGGTCGTCGACGCCGCGGCGGTCATCGGCGCGTTGCTCCCGCTCGCGAGCGGAGACGCGGGGCTCGCGGAAACGACGGCGCGCGCGCGGACGCTGCACGAGGCGATCACCGGCGCAGCGCCCCGAACGGAGCAGCCATGA
- a CDS encoding FAD-dependent oxidoreductase, which produces MDLSDQSQTLVIIGNGMVGWKLCQRMVEYGANDEIRILVFGEESFPAYDRVHLTEYFAGRPLSTFSLAPPNWYEQNRIELFLGDPIVEVDREQSVVRSRSGLRVEYNRLVFATGSRPFVPPIEGADLPGVFVYRTLDDVADIEEYACDFAPLKSAAVIGGGLLGLEAAKAVFDLELDVHVVEVSPYLMPRQLDAEGGAVLRDKVERMGVKIRCGKKLLRIEEVTLDPPGGAYGAASYRTPAPHAVDAVAGEIGPPMGLRLHFDDGETLLVGMVIFAAGVRPRGELAKAAGLQMAGDGGIVVDDRLQAIDRKTRQPDEQIFAVGECVSHRGTTYGLVLPGYQMVDVLAANLLGAERKFDGADISAKLKLMGETVAALGEHDGDQRLGGNALVWSGGGVYRKLVIRDGRLIGAVTVGEWENLDRIRELLKAPLPLSFWDMRRFRGTGNLWPKSESSPVTDWPAEAIVCGCVRVTRGALALAIEGGCPSVEALGTKTGAGTLCGSCKPLLSELLGQDGPVSVFEPMPASWREGPRSRRGDGGPRSRRGEGPRSRRGGELSPSSRLDSSQRTSVLPPSSLASVSSSSLDSDAPRSRRDGMPSSLEALAGIELVPPSVRDLAPSSHRFSITITDRPPGLPVAAGLGVRSAAPLAAPAPVDDDDIEPAPMSVRGRMIQAPAEDDADEGPASMRSASLATRLAVDLPPPSTLRSSIPPPSSVEPFQAANFRASSFEVKEAPEEAPVARRGVALASETPPAGTEIAPRSDATLLDPRADLSPRSDATLVEAPPPRDPMKTPPTGTEIAPRSSRLSIEPAPRADTAPTPPAGMPVVPRSVHSFEVQAPTSVRASSLTPPSGVALTPRSPLRTSTPPAGIALIGLGGEALPPALPQTPATGLVLGLAARATTEGPIRRSTPPAGSVRVVSVAPPPPSSGAAPSSSRTLPPSSVSPTSSRPLSSGVILPPLDVAILAVDEPLPRLAPLPVIESTLFSASDAPPSSARRLSAMEGLIDTEDRKESSSTRYSRISLLAGVEEGEITDSLSIPRDGLTPSLTPSVPPVDRAPMSRRSWVPPKRLSMPPGALQTPSVPPVRPSIAAPIQAPPERGRKILLVASVVALSWVLVLALAPSIAPPRSIRTGFFLDALLRPGVAKQVTGYALVALAVASLGISLRKRWRRFRSADVPVWRTVHAVLGAATMLLFFLHTGLSAGTRINLVLAIDFLAVVLLGAVAGGVFAVSSRWSPLAARDRRLRASSVHLFLTWPLPILVALHVLAVYYY; this is translated from the coding sequence GTGGACCTGAGCGACCAGTCCCAAACCCTGGTGATCATCGGCAACGGGATGGTCGGCTGGAAGCTCTGCCAGCGAATGGTGGAGTACGGCGCGAACGACGAGATCCGCATCCTCGTCTTCGGCGAGGAGTCGTTCCCGGCCTACGACCGCGTCCACCTCACGGAATACTTCGCCGGGCGCCCGCTCTCGACGTTCTCGCTCGCGCCGCCGAACTGGTACGAGCAAAACCGGATCGAGCTCTTCCTGGGCGATCCGATCGTCGAGGTCGATCGCGAGCAGAGCGTGGTGCGCTCGCGCTCGGGCCTGCGCGTCGAGTACAACCGCCTCGTCTTCGCCACGGGCTCGCGCCCGTTCGTGCCGCCGATCGAGGGCGCCGACCTGCCGGGCGTCTTCGTCTACCGCACGCTCGACGACGTCGCCGACATCGAGGAGTACGCCTGTGATTTCGCGCCTCTGAAGAGCGCCGCGGTCATCGGCGGGGGGCTGCTCGGGCTCGAAGCGGCGAAGGCGGTCTTCGACCTCGAGCTCGACGTGCACGTCGTCGAGGTCTCGCCGTACCTCATGCCGCGGCAGCTCGACGCCGAGGGCGGCGCGGTCCTGCGCGACAAGGTCGAGCGGATGGGCGTGAAGATCCGCTGCGGCAAGAAGCTCCTCCGGATCGAGGAGGTCACGCTCGATCCGCCCGGCGGAGCGTACGGGGCCGCCTCGTACCGGACTCCGGCGCCACACGCCGTCGACGCGGTCGCCGGCGAGATCGGCCCCCCGATGGGCCTGCGCCTCCACTTCGACGACGGCGAGACGCTCCTCGTGGGCATGGTGATCTTCGCGGCCGGCGTGCGCCCGCGCGGCGAGCTCGCGAAAGCGGCGGGCCTGCAGATGGCCGGCGACGGCGGGATCGTGGTCGATGATCGGCTGCAGGCGATCGACCGGAAGACACGCCAGCCCGACGAGCAGATCTTCGCCGTCGGCGAGTGCGTGTCGCACCGGGGCACGACCTACGGCCTCGTCCTGCCGGGCTACCAGATGGTCGACGTGCTCGCGGCGAACCTGCTCGGCGCCGAGCGCAAGTTCGACGGCGCCGACATCTCGGCGAAGCTCAAGCTGATGGGCGAGACTGTCGCGGCGCTCGGCGAGCACGACGGCGATCAGCGGCTCGGCGGCAACGCGCTCGTGTGGAGCGGCGGCGGCGTCTACCGCAAGCTCGTGATCCGCGACGGACGGCTCATCGGCGCGGTGACCGTGGGCGAGTGGGAGAACCTCGACCGCATCCGCGAGCTGCTCAAAGCGCCGCTGCCGCTGTCGTTCTGGGACATGCGCAGGTTCCGCGGCACGGGCAACCTGTGGCCGAAGTCCGAGTCCTCGCCCGTCACGGACTGGCCCGCCGAGGCGATCGTCTGCGGCTGCGTGCGGGTGACACGCGGCGCGCTCGCGCTGGCGATCGAGGGCGGCTGCCCGTCGGTCGAGGCGCTCGGGACGAAGACGGGCGCGGGGACGCTCTGCGGCTCGTGCAAACCGCTGCTCTCGGAGCTGCTCGGCCAGGACGGACCCGTGAGCGTCTTCGAGCCGATGCCCGCGTCGTGGCGCGAGGGGCCGCGCAGCCGGCGCGGCGATGGCGGGCCGCGCTCGCGCCGGGGCGAGGGGCCGCGCAGCCGGCGTGGCGGGGAGCTCTCGCCCTCGTCGCGGCTCGACTCGTCGCAACGCACGAGCGTCCTACCTCCGTCGTCGCTCGCCAGCGTCTCGTCGTCGTCGCTCGACAGCGACGCGCCGCGCTCGCGCCGCGACGGAATGCCTTCCTCGCTCGAGGCCCTCGCGGGGATCGAGCTCGTGCCGCCCTCGGTCCGCGACCTCGCGCCGTCCTCGCATCGCTTCTCGATCACCATCACCGATCGACCGCCGGGGCTCCCGGTCGCAGCGGGCCTCGGCGTCCGCAGCGCCGCGCCCCTCGCCGCGCCCGCGCCGGTCGACGACGACGACATCGAGCCGGCGCCGATGTCCGTACGAGGCCGAATGATCCAAGCGCCGGCCGAGGACGACGCCGACGAGGGCCCCGCGTCGATGCGCAGCGCGTCCCTGGCCACGCGCTTGGCCGTGGACCTGCCGCCCCCGAGCACGCTCCGCTCCTCGATCCCGCCGCCTTCGTCGGTGGAGCCGTTCCAGGCGGCGAACTTTCGGGCCTCCTCGTTCGAGGTGAAGGAGGCGCCGGAGGAGGCGCCCGTCGCGCGTCGTGGCGTCGCGCTCGCGTCGGAGACGCCGCCGGCCGGCACCGAGATCGCGCCGCGGTCCGACGCGACGCTCCTCGACCCCCGCGCCGACCTCTCGCCGCGCTCGGACGCGACGCTCGTGGAGGCCCCGCCGCCCCGCGATCCCATGAAGACCCCGCCGACGGGGACCGAGATCGCGCCGCGCTCGTCGCGCCTCTCGATCGAGCCGGCCCCGCGGGCCGACACCGCGCCGACGCCGCCCGCGGGCATGCCGGTCGTCCCGCGATCGGTGCATTCGTTCGAGGTCCAAGCACCTACCTCGGTCCGCGCGTCCTCGCTCACGCCGCCTTCGGGCGTCGCGCTCACGCCGCGCAGCCCGCTCCGCACATCGACGCCGCCGGCCGGCATCGCGCTCATCGGGCTCGGCGGCGAGGCGCTCCCGCCTGCGCTCCCGCAAACCCCGGCGACGGGCCTCGTCCTCGGCCTCGCCGCGCGCGCCACCACCGAGGGCCCGATCCGCCGATCGACCCCGCCTGCCGGCTCGGTGCGCGTCGTGTCCGTCGCGCCGCCGCCGCCCTCCTCGGGGGCCGCCCCGTCCTCCTCGCGGACCCTCCCGCCCTCGTCCGTCTCGCCGACCTCGTCGCGCCCGCTCTCCAGCGGCGTCATCCTCCCGCCCTTGGACGTGGCCATCCTCGCGGTCGACGAGCCTCTGCCGCGGCTCGCCCCCTTGCCCGTGATCGAGTCGACCCTCTTCTCGGCCTCGGATGCGCCGCCCTCCTCGGCGCGGCGGCTCTCGGCGATGGAGGGCCTCATCGACACGGAGGACCGCAAGGAGAGCTCGTCGACCCGCTACTCGCGCATCTCCCTCCTCGCGGGCGTCGAGGAGGGCGAGATCACCGACAGCCTCTCCATCCCGCGCGACGGGCTCACGCCGAGCCTCACGCCGAGCGTCCCTCCCGTGGATCGGGCGCCGATGTCCCGGCGGAGCTGGGTGCCGCCGAAGCGCCTCAGCATGCCGCCGGGCGCGCTCCAGACCCCGAGCGTGCCGCCCGTGCGCCCCTCGATCGCGGCTCCGATCCAGGCTCCGCCGGAGCGCGGTCGCAAGATTCTCCTCGTTGCGTCGGTCGTGGCCTTATCCTGGGTCCTGGTGCTGGCCCTCGCCCCCTCCATCGCTCCCCCCCGCTCCATCCGGACGGGCTTCTTCCTGGACGCGCTCCTGCGTCCGGGCGTCGCGAAGCAGGTGACCGGCTACGCGCTCGTCGCGCTGGCCGTGGCGAGCCTCGGGATCTCGCTGCGCAAGCGGTGGCGGCGGTTCCGGTCGGCGGACGTGCCCGTCTGGCGCACGGTCCACGCCGTCCTCGGGGCGGCGACCATGCTCCTGTTTTTCCTGCACACGGGCCTCTCTGCGGGGACCCGGATCAACCTCGTCCTGGCGATCGACTTCCTCGCCGTGGTGCTCCTCGGCGCGGTCGCGGGGGGCGTCTTCGCGGTGAGCTCCCGGTGGAGCCCTCTCGCGGCGCGGGATCGCCGTTTGCGGGCTTCCTCCGTTCACCTTTTCCTGACCTGGCCGCTACCGATCCTCGTCGCCCTCCATGTGCTTGCCGTGTACTACTACTGA
- a CDS encoding cytochrome c3 family protein yields the protein MSTRTSILAWLLLTGLVGGFGAFRLTSRDQTLYLPDQTSHGHHQIEMACASCHTPFGGVKDDACTNCHGEQRTAADSHPASKFNDPRNAGNLEKIDARRCVTCHVEHWPEGTHREGHTMPVDFCVTCHADVGTERPSHAGMSFTTCSDAGCHNYHDNRALWEDYLKKHLGEPFVLASAKVLPRGVAMVAKGPKSLAAKDQDAPRTVAFSAALVSEWEESAHARVGINCSGCHGGTQGVDWVNKPMLTICAGCHTEQNKGFGLGKHGMRVAAGLGPMSPGLARLPMRAEAKELEVGCESCHGGHSVNARKAAVDSCLGCHDDEHSRSYQRSPHFKLWEAEINRTASPGTGVSCATCHMPREKSSSSAAVVVQHNQNDNLRPSEKMVRNVCTSCHGVGFSLDAVADPELVRHNFAGRPKKHVASVDMVEKRAAQGKR from the coding sequence ATGAGCACGCGTACCTCGATATTGGCCTGGCTCCTGCTCACGGGGCTCGTGGGTGGCTTTGGGGCGTTCCGGCTCACTTCCCGGGACCAAACGCTTTATTTGCCGGACCAGACCTCGCACGGGCATCATCAAATCGAAATGGCGTGTGCGTCCTGCCACACGCCGTTCGGCGGCGTCAAAGACGACGCCTGCACGAATTGCCACGGCGAACAGCGCACCGCGGCCGACTCGCACCCCGCGTCGAAGTTCAACGACCCGCGCAACGCCGGGAACCTCGAAAAGATCGACGCGCGCCGCTGCGTCACCTGCCACGTCGAGCACTGGCCCGAGGGGACGCACCGCGAGGGCCACACGATGCCCGTGGATTTCTGCGTCACGTGCCACGCCGACGTCGGCACCGAGCGGCCGAGCCACGCGGGCATGTCGTTTACCACTTGCAGCGACGCGGGCTGCCACAACTACCACGACAACCGCGCGCTCTGGGAAGATTACCTGAAGAAGCACCTCGGCGAGCCCTTCGTGCTCGCGTCGGCGAAGGTCTTGCCGCGCGGGGTCGCGATGGTCGCGAAGGGGCCGAAGTCGCTCGCCGCGAAGGATCAGGACGCGCCGCGCACGGTGGCGTTCTCGGCGGCGCTCGTCTCGGAGTGGGAGGAGTCGGCGCACGCGCGCGTGGGCATCAACTGCTCGGGTTGTCACGGCGGAACGCAGGGGGTGGACTGGGTGAACAAGCCCATGCTGACGATCTGCGCCGGCTGCCACACCGAACAAAACAAGGGGTTTGGCCTGGGCAAGCACGGAATGCGCGTCGCTGCGGGCCTCGGCCCGATGAGCCCCGGGCTCGCGCGTTTGCCGATGCGGGCCGAGGCCAAGGAGCTCGAGGTCGGCTGTGAGAGTTGTCACGGCGGGCACTCGGTGAACGCCCGAAAAGCGGCCGTGGACTCGTGCCTCGGCTGCCACGACGACGAGCACAGCCGGTCGTACCAGCGGTCGCCGCACTTCAAGCTGTGGGAGGCCGAGATAAACCGCACGGCTTCACCCGGGACGGGTGTATCGTGTGCAACGTGCCACATGCCACGAGAGAAGTCGTCGAGCAGTGCGGCTGTCGTGGTGCAGCACAACCAGAACGACAACTTGAGGCCGAGCGAGAAGATGGTCCGCAACGTCTGCACGAGCTGCCACGGCGTGGGCTTCTCGCTCGACGCGGTCGCGGACCCGGAGCTCGTCCGGCACAACTTCGCCGGTCGCCCGAAGAAACACGTGGCGAGCGTGGACATGGTCGAGAAGCGCGCAGCGCAGGGGAAGCGCTGA
- a CDS encoding ATP-binding cassette domain-containing protein has protein sequence MRDLWRILRVVRRSLRGGPLVGFVFAAGLASLAGVMAGVLPGLVGVAIGAIQGRPASPSPGLAGLFARFVSGQSPWLVIAATLVAVTISVSVTMAQSRAGSELSAELTAALRVELVRAALWASPRAVDAAGARALAPKGGPPAPPGVKAPAVRGFEAVKLVIARDAAAVSDFAVAVITGLPQAIVTLLVLAFELATGGAWPVLVGTALLFVLSRLLSDRASRRVGERMQAMQRSDTAVFGALGEMLAGTEELRLLGARQTALTEVTDAAHRAADARRSFAAALAASGQIKSVLVAMSPLVILVALRLSGRSYEAGDVAKLLLVTPLLLARFEALDGLRAGLLERAPLLASLRDLLSLPPHPPEPESPLPLAAITNDEVVLDHVGYRPEGAQEDVLHDVSLRIPAGAVVAICGASGSGKSTLVRLLLRLDDPTRGKIEVGGVDLTRLSPRDLSRLFAVLGQASVLFERSVAQNLALGLADPPDEAAMRRILARVRLDDLAEDKGGRGLEAVVRKVPPNFSGGEQRRIMLARMLLRDARLLVLDEPEAGLPGATAEELLRSVVELSAGRTTILVTHAPHLVKSTFHVVLDKGRIAAMGTHEELVQTSEAYRALLSEGQRKQAAPPGPAAGPMPGPPPRPPH, from the coding sequence GTGCGCGATCTCTGGAGGATCCTCCGCGTCGTCCGGCGCTCCTTGCGCGGGGGCCCGCTCGTCGGCTTCGTTTTCGCGGCGGGCCTCGCGTCGCTCGCGGGCGTGATGGCGGGCGTCCTGCCGGGCCTCGTGGGGGTCGCGATCGGCGCGATCCAGGGGCGACCCGCGTCGCCGAGCCCCGGCCTCGCGGGCCTGTTCGCGCGCTTCGTGTCGGGGCAGAGCCCGTGGCTCGTCATCGCGGCGACGCTCGTGGCCGTGACGATCAGCGTCAGCGTCACGATGGCGCAGAGCCGCGCCGGATCGGAGCTCTCGGCCGAGCTCACGGCGGCGCTCCGCGTGGAGCTCGTGCGCGCCGCGCTCTGGGCCTCGCCGCGCGCGGTGGACGCAGCCGGCGCGCGCGCCCTCGCGCCGAAAGGTGGGCCGCCCGCGCCGCCCGGCGTGAAGGCGCCTGCCGTGCGCGGCTTCGAGGCGGTGAAGCTCGTCATTGCGCGCGACGCGGCGGCCGTATCGGATTTTGCCGTCGCTGTCATCACGGGCTTGCCGCAGGCGATCGTCACGCTCCTGGTCCTCGCGTTCGAGCTCGCGACGGGCGGCGCGTGGCCCGTCCTCGTGGGCACGGCGCTGCTCTTCGTGCTCTCGCGGCTGCTCTCCGATCGCGCCTCGCGCCGCGTGGGCGAGCGGATGCAGGCGATGCAGCGCTCGGACACGGCGGTCTTCGGCGCGCTCGGCGAGATGCTCGCGGGCACCGAAGAGCTGCGCCTGCTCGGCGCGCGGCAAACGGCGCTCACCGAGGTCACGGACGCGGCCCACCGCGCGGCCGACGCGCGCCGGAGCTTTGCCGCGGCGCTCGCGGCGTCGGGGCAGATCAAGAGCGTCCTCGTGGCGATGTCGCCGCTCGTCATCCTCGTCGCGCTCCGCCTCTCGGGTCGGAGCTACGAGGCCGGCGACGTGGCAAAACTCCTGCTCGTCACGCCGCTCCTGCTCGCCCGCTTCGAGGCGCTCGACGGCCTCCGCGCGGGCCTGCTCGAACGCGCGCCGCTGCTCGCCTCGCTCCGCGATCTGCTCTCCTTGCCGCCACACCCGCCCGAGCCCGAGAGCCCGCTCCCGCTCGCGGCGATCACGAACGACGAGGTCGTCCTCGATCACGTCGGCTACCGGCCCGAGGGCGCCCAGGAGGACGTCCTCCACGACGTCTCGCTCCGGATCCCCGCGGGCGCGGTGGTGGCCATTTGCGGCGCATCGGGCTCGGGCAAGTCCACGCTCGTCCGCCTGCTCTTGCGGCTCGACGATCCGACGCGCGGCAAGATCGAGGTCGGCGGCGTCGACCTCACGCGCCTCTCGCCGCGCGACCTTTCGCGCCTCTTCGCGGTGCTCGGCCAGGCGTCGGTGCTCTTCGAGCGCAGCGTCGCGCAGAACCTCGCGCTTGGCCTCGCCGATCCGCCGGACGAAGCGGCCATGCGGCGCATCCTCGCGCGCGTGCGGCTCGACGACCTGGCCGAGGACAAAGGCGGCCGGGGGCTCGAGGCGGTCGTCCGCAAGGTGCCGCCGAACTTCTCGGGCGGGGAGCAACGGCGGATCATGCTGGCGCGTATGCTCCTCCGCGACGCCCGCCTGCTCGTCCTCGACGAGCCGGAAGCGGGGCTGCCGGGGGCCACGGCGGAGGAGCTCCTCCGCAGCGTGGTCGAGCTCTCGGCCGGACGGACGACGATTCTCGTCACGCATGCGCCGCACCTCGTGAAATCGACGTTCCATGTGGTGCTCGACAAGGGCCGTATTGCGGCAATGGGCACGCACGAGGAGCTCGTGCAGACCTCGGAGGCCTATCGGGCGCTGCTTTCGGAGGGGCAACGAAAACAAGCGGCGCCGCCGGGCCCCGCCGCCGGTCCGATGCCGGGCCCGCCCCCTCGCCCGCCGCATTGA
- a CDS encoding Tll0287-like domain-containing protein, protein MGHSKAGAMVCGAVALAGVTAFGCGGQGGGGAAAGIQPQQMADALYAVIAADRATYAGQVVDRLVKENAIKATERFKEEKTLPLPAQMLRMGAEHAQKTNSSFSYALLSQWPINQQNKAKTEAEKAGLKFVAENPGKNYYTEEKIADKTYFTAVYPDKAVAAACANCHNEHADSPRKDFKEGDMMGGLVIRIPVNK, encoded by the coding sequence ATGGGACACTCGAAGGCGGGCGCGATGGTGTGCGGTGCCGTGGCCCTCGCCGGCGTGACGGCGTTTGGGTGCGGTGGTCAGGGTGGCGGCGGCGCGGCGGCGGGCATCCAGCCGCAGCAGATGGCGGACGCGCTCTATGCCGTCATCGCGGCCGATCGCGCGACGTACGCGGGCCAGGTCGTTGATCGCCTCGTGAAGGAGAACGCGATCAAGGCGACCGAGCGGTTCAAGGAGGAGAAGACGCTCCCCTTGCCGGCGCAGATGCTGCGCATGGGGGCCGAGCACGCGCAGAAGACGAACTCGAGCTTCTCGTACGCGCTCCTCTCGCAGTGGCCGATCAACCAGCAGAACAAGGCGAAGACGGAGGCCGAGAAGGCGGGCCTCAAGTTCGTCGCGGAGAACCCGGGCAAGAACTACTACACGGAGGAGAAAATCGCGGACAAGACCTATTTCACCGCGGTTTATCCGGACAAGGCCGTCGCCGCCGCGTGCGCGAATTGCCACAACGAGCACGCCGACAGCCCGCGCAAGGACTTCAAGGAAGGCGATATGATGGGCGGGCTCGTGATCCGCATCCCCGTGAACAAGTAA
- a CDS encoding DNA polymerase III subunit: MPFSRILGQDEAIRTLVRALESGRVHHAYRFEGPDGVGKEMAAFALAQALVCTGGDKLGCGRCDACHRAVTLGAERPEVPKHPDVILVEKGLYPPATLDKKTEEVQGISVEQVRRIVLPHAAYPPHEGRARLFIIRRAEEITASAANALLKTLEEPRQGTHFVLITSRPDRMLDTIRSRTLKIRFGPLSDAVLHKILEAKGMPAGQQELAIELAAGSAAAALDLADAERTAARDEFVTSMLSAVAAPDLGPAVVLAEALDTKNKDRLRDDLRALGAALARSSRVHAARDPRAAVIDARRYEFVLRTISYLERNASPNLSIIQLVSELRDAMP; the protein is encoded by the coding sequence GTGCCGTTTTCGCGCATCCTGGGCCAGGACGAGGCCATCCGGACCCTCGTGCGGGCCCTCGAGAGCGGGCGCGTTCATCACGCCTACCGCTTCGAGGGACCCGACGGCGTGGGCAAAGAGATGGCCGCCTTCGCGCTGGCGCAGGCGCTCGTGTGCACCGGCGGCGACAAGCTCGGCTGCGGGCGATGCGACGCTTGCCATCGCGCGGTGACGCTCGGGGCCGAGCGCCCGGAGGTGCCGAAGCACCCGGACGTGATCCTCGTCGAGAAGGGCCTCTACCCGCCGGCGACGCTCGACAAGAAGACCGAGGAGGTGCAGGGCATCTCGGTCGAGCAGGTGCGGCGTATCGTGCTGCCCCACGCGGCCTACCCGCCCCACGAGGGACGCGCGCGGCTCTTCATCATCCGCAGGGCCGAGGAGATCACGGCCTCGGCCGCGAACGCGCTCCTGAAGACGCTGGAAGAGCCGCGGCAAGGCACGCACTTCGTGCTGATCACGTCGCGGCCGGATCGCATGCTCGATACGATTCGATCGCGCACGCTGAAGATCCGCTTCGGGCCGCTCTCGGACGCCGTGCTGCACAAGATCCTGGAGGCGAAGGGGATGCCGGCGGGCCAGCAGGAGCTCGCGATCGAGCTCGCCGCAGGAAGCGCGGCAGCGGCGCTCGATCTCGCGGACGCCGAGCGGACGGCGGCGCGCGACGAGTTCGTCACGTCGATGCTCTCGGCCGTGGCAGCGCCGGATCTCGGGCCGGCGGTGGTGCTCGCGGAAGCGCTCGACACGAAGAACAAGGATCGGCTGCGCGACGATCTGCGTGCCCTCGGCGCGGCGCTCGCCCGCTCGTCGCGCGTCCACGCGGCGCGGGATCCTCGCGCGGCCGTGATCGACGCCCGGCGCTACGAGTTCGTGCTCCGCACGATCAGCTACCTCGAGCGCAACGCCTCGCCGAACCTGTCGATCATCCAGCTCGTGTCCGAGCTGCGCGACGCGATGCCCTGA